A section of the Spirosoma pollinicola genome encodes:
- a CDS encoding LLM class flavin-dependent oxidoreductase — protein MIPFSILDLSPIVEGDTATQALRNTLNLAQHAERMGYNRYWLAEHHNMPGIASAATSVVLGYVAGGTNTIRVGSGGVMLPNHSPLVIAEQFGTLESLYPGRIDLGLGRAPGSDQATARALRRNLTGPDTFPQDVIELQRYFQPDDSNQFVQAVPGNGLNIPIWILGSSLFGAQLAAILGLPYAFASHFAPAELLRALQVYRTQFKPSEHLKEPYAMVAVNVIAADTDEEAQRLFTSVQQQFLYIRRGKARQMQPPVNNIEENWPDYELANIDSMLRCSAVGSPETVQSVLASFISQTKADELIITAPIYDHEARKHSLTLTAQVREALTSQQFESVAV, from the coding sequence ATGATTCCCTTTTCAATTCTGGATTTATCGCCTATCGTTGAAGGTGACACCGCCACCCAGGCATTAAGAAATACATTAAATCTTGCCCAACATGCTGAACGGATGGGCTATAACCGCTATTGGCTGGCCGAGCACCACAACATGCCGGGCATTGCCAGTGCAGCAACATCGGTAGTTCTTGGCTACGTAGCCGGGGGCACCAACACCATTCGGGTAGGGTCTGGTGGGGTTATGCTCCCAAATCACTCCCCACTTGTCATTGCCGAACAATTTGGCACACTTGAATCGCTCTATCCCGGCCGGATCGACCTCGGACTGGGTCGAGCACCGGGTTCTGACCAAGCAACCGCACGGGCATTACGCCGTAACCTGACTGGACCGGACACCTTCCCGCAGGATGTAATTGAACTACAGCGTTATTTTCAACCCGACGACTCCAATCAGTTTGTTCAGGCTGTACCCGGCAATGGATTGAACATCCCAATCTGGATTTTAGGATCAAGTTTATTCGGAGCACAACTGGCCGCTATACTGGGATTACCCTATGCGTTTGCCTCCCACTTTGCCCCGGCTGAGTTGTTACGGGCGCTACAGGTCTATCGGACGCAGTTCAAACCGTCCGAACACTTAAAGGAGCCCTATGCAATGGTGGCGGTCAATGTTATTGCTGCCGATACAGATGAGGAAGCCCAGCGTCTCTTCACGTCGGTTCAACAGCAGTTTCTGTATATCCGGCGCGGAAAAGCCCGACAGATGCAGCCACCCGTTAATAATATTGAGGAGAACTGGCCCGATTATGAACTAGCCAATATTGACTCGATGCTTCGCTGCTCAGCAGTTGGATCGCCGGAAACGGTTCAGAGTGTATTGGCGAGTTTTATTTCGCAAACGAAAGCTGATGAGTTGATCATCACCGCTCCTATTTATGACCACGAGGCTCGTAAGCATTCGCTCACTCTAACCGCTCAAGTGCGGGAAGCACTGACGTCCCAGCAATTTGAGTCAGTTGCGGTATAA
- a CDS encoding glycerophosphodiester phosphodiesterase family protein, with translation MTTKHLILLGLSIGLITCSPKTYTKIPAGKAYEFFSYKPNQVAKISAHRGGGDLKGYPENCIESFTYLAKQMPVIIECDIDLTKDSVMVMMHDATLDRTTTGTGKLIDRNYTELAQYRLEDNMGNKTPYKIPTLEEVLRWGKNKATFTLDVKRNVSFANVVEMIHKTGAGDYVAVITYNAQDAAKLNKLDPNLMISVTIRNRAEYDRLRELGVPDNRMVAFVGVKEPEADLYKFLHEKGIACILGTLGNLDKQAAAKGDQVYKKFAENGADIMSTDRPLEMAKVLY, from the coding sequence ATGACCACAAAACACCTCATTCTACTTGGCCTTAGCATTGGGCTGATTACCTGTTCTCCCAAAACGTACACGAAAATACCGGCAGGCAAAGCGTATGAATTCTTCAGTTATAAGCCCAACCAGGTTGCCAAAATTTCGGCGCACCGGGGTGGGGGCGATCTGAAAGGATACCCGGAAAATTGCATCGAGTCGTTTACATATCTGGCGAAACAGATGCCGGTTATTATTGAGTGCGATATTGACCTGACCAAAGACAGTGTTATGGTTATGATGCACGACGCTACCCTCGACCGTACAACCACCGGAACCGGCAAACTAATTGACCGGAACTACACCGAACTGGCACAATACAGGCTGGAAGATAATATGGGCAATAAAACTCCTTATAAAATCCCAACTCTGGAGGAGGTGCTACGCTGGGGTAAAAACAAAGCAACCTTTACGCTCGATGTGAAGCGAAATGTGTCTTTTGCAAACGTTGTGGAGATGATTCATAAAACCGGTGCAGGCGACTATGTGGCGGTCATTACCTACAATGCGCAGGATGCTGCCAAACTCAATAAATTAGACCCGAACCTGATGATTTCGGTAACCATCCGTAACCGCGCTGAATACGACCGATTACGCGAACTCGGTGTTCCCGATAACCGGATGGTCGCTTTTGTGGGCGTTAAAGAGCCCGAAGCCGATTTGTACAAATTTCTACACGAAAAAGGCATTGCCTGTATCCTGGGCACGTTGGGTAACTTGGATAAACAGGCAGCCGCGAAGGGGGACCAGGTCTATAAAAAATTCGCCGAAAACGGAGCTGATATCATGTCGACAGATCGACCTTTGGAAATGGCAAAGGTGCTATATTGA
- a CDS encoding NAD(P)-dependent oxidoreductase gives MKLAIIGASGFVGTALLDEALTRGHEVTAIVRHPEKITLTNAKLTIKQGDAQNADALAQLVAGHDAVLNSFNAGWTNPNLYDDFLKGSEAIEKGTQQAGVKRLLVIGGAGSLEAAPGVQLVDTPQFPAEWKAGATAARDYLNILRKNTALDWTFVSPAINLAPGERTGTFRLGTEQPVFDEKGVSAISVNDLAIAVLDEIEQPQFIQKRFTLGY, from the coding sequence ATGAAACTTGCAATAATTGGAGCCTCAGGCTTTGTTGGAACAGCCCTTTTAGACGAAGCCTTGACGCGTGGTCATGAAGTGACGGCAATCGTTCGTCATCCCGAAAAAATTACACTCACCAACGCCAAACTGACCATAAAGCAGGGGGATGCACAGAATGCAGACGCCCTGGCTCAGCTTGTGGCCGGGCACGACGCCGTTTTGAATTCGTTCAACGCGGGCTGGACAAATCCAAATTTATACGATGACTTCCTGAAAGGATCGGAAGCTATCGAAAAAGGCACACAACAGGCTGGCGTTAAGCGGCTTTTGGTTATTGGCGGAGCGGGTAGTCTGGAAGCAGCACCGGGCGTTCAATTAGTAGATACCCCCCAATTTCCGGCCGAGTGGAAAGCGGGCGCTACTGCCGCTCGTGATTACCTGAACATTCTTCGAAAGAATACGGCACTGGATTGGACGTTCGTAAGCCCGGCCATCAATCTGGCTCCCGGTGAGCGCACGGGAACATTCCGTCTGGGCACTGAGCAACCTGTTTTTGACGAAAAGGGTGTGAGTGCCATTTCGGTGAACGATTTAGCGATAGCCGTTTTGGATGAAATCGAGCAGCCGCAGTTTATTCAGAAGCGATTTACGCTGGGGTATTAA
- a CDS encoding RrF2 family transcriptional regulator: MNGRFAISMHILTLLAKANGEWLTSDFIAGSININPVLVRKEISNLRTNGLVISREGKNGGSSLAKSARQIRVSDVFLATRQGAFLGTSRNDPNPNCPVGKQIDQHLNSLYQEAEAALVQKLGASTLDDFSRKFD, from the coding sequence ATGAACGGACGTTTCGCCATATCGATGCATATCCTAACGCTACTGGCCAAAGCCAATGGCGAATGGCTGACGTCTGACTTTATTGCGGGTAGCATTAACATTAACCCGGTCCTTGTGCGCAAGGAAATCAGTAACCTGCGCACGAATGGACTGGTTATCAGTCGGGAGGGTAAGAATGGTGGGAGTTCATTAGCTAAATCGGCCAGGCAGATTCGCGTCTCAGATGTATTTCTGGCTACACGTCAGGGTGCTTTTTTGGGAACATCCCGCAATGATCCAAACCCAAACTGTCCCGTTGGAAAGCAGATCGACCAGCATCTAAATAGTTTATACCAGGAGGCAGAAGCAGCTCTCGTTCAGAAATTAGGTGCCAGTACGCTTGATGATTTCAGTCGAAAATTCGACTAA
- a CDS encoding ribosomal maturation YjgA family protein, whose translation MTITLLLGLGSRYFFGEIAIIKNYIGDVLWALMVYFGFALLFNKWPVKVIALTAIAFSFSIEISQLYHAFWIDSLRATRLGGLMLGFSFVWSDLPCYCMGVLIGVLVDLYLIRAAKQGGHKQSIRA comes from the coding sequence ATGACTATCACCTTGCTACTGGGATTAGGATCAAGGTACTTTTTTGGCGAGATAGCCATTATAAAGAATTACATAGGAGACGTGCTTTGGGCACTCATGGTCTATTTTGGCTTTGCCCTATTGTTCAATAAATGGCCAGTTAAAGTCATTGCGCTAACGGCCATTGCATTCTCTTTTAGTATTGAAATCAGCCAATTATATCATGCTTTTTGGATTGACAGCCTGAGAGCTACACGTCTGGGCGGCCTAATGCTGGGTTTTTCGTTCGTCTGGAGTGACCTGCCTTGTTATTGTATGGGGGTGTTGATTGGGGTATTAGTTGACTTATATTTAATCCGGGCTGCGAAGCAGGGTGGCCACAAACAGTCAATTCGGGCATAA
- a CDS encoding carbon-nitrogen hydrolase family protein, protein MHIQTRTLQKEDYHDLKEAMIEVYSGIGGDYWEKSKINKLLNIFPEGQFCVEVDGKVVACALSIRVNYEKFGDNHTYHEITGGYTFKTHSDEGDFMYGIEVFVHPDFRDLRLGRRLYDARKELCETLNLKGILAGGRIPNYNKFSHELSPREYIAKVKQKEIYDPTLTFQISNDFHVRKVLRGYLPGDTESKEYATLLEWINIYYVAEKDKRPHTDSIIRLGVIQWQMRLFKNLNAFLEQVEFFANAVSDYRADFMVLPEFFNTPLMADFNDLPEPVAIRRLADFTEAVRLKLCEFAISYNVNIVGGSMPLVDDDGKLYNVAYLCRRDGTFEEYRKIHITPNEVKHYGMVGGYEIRAFDTDCGKIGMLICYDVEFPELGRILAQQGMQILFVPFLTDTQNGYSRVRHCAQARAIENECYVAISGCVGNLPRVQNMDINYAQSAVFTPSDFQFPTNAVKAEATTNTEMVLIADVDLSLLKELHEHGSVQVLKDRRTDLYDVTLKKAAKKALKQKKASPDNDPEQVAPLIVVSDL, encoded by the coding sequence ATGCATATACAAACGAGAACATTACAGAAAGAAGATTATCACGACCTTAAGGAGGCCATGATTGAGGTATATAGTGGTATTGGGGGTGATTATTGGGAGAAAAGTAAAATCAATAAATTACTTAATATCTTTCCTGAAGGTCAATTTTGCGTTGAAGTTGACGGAAAAGTCGTGGCCTGTGCGCTCTCGATCCGCGTTAATTACGAGAAGTTCGGAGACAACCATACGTACCATGAAATTACAGGTGGCTATACGTTTAAAACACATAGCGACGAAGGCGATTTCATGTATGGTATCGAGGTATTTGTGCATCCCGACTTCCGCGATTTACGGCTGGGTCGGCGGCTTTATGATGCCCGTAAGGAACTCTGCGAAACGCTGAATCTGAAGGGCATTCTGGCTGGTGGCCGTATTCCTAACTACAATAAGTTCTCGCATGAACTTTCGCCCCGCGAGTACATTGCCAAGGTAAAGCAGAAGGAGATATACGACCCGACGCTTACCTTCCAGATCTCCAATGATTTTCACGTACGGAAGGTGCTGCGGGGGTATCTGCCCGGCGATACAGAATCAAAGGAATACGCGACCTTACTGGAGTGGATCAACATTTATTATGTTGCCGAAAAAGACAAACGCCCGCACACTGACTCCATTATCCGGTTGGGCGTTATTCAGTGGCAAATGCGCTTGTTCAAAAATCTGAACGCGTTCCTGGAGCAGGTTGAGTTCTTCGCGAATGCCGTCAGCGACTATCGGGCCGACTTTATGGTGTTGCCGGAGTTTTTTAATACGCCCCTGATGGCCGATTTCAACGACCTTCCAGAGCCAGTGGCGATTCGCAGGCTAGCTGATTTTACAGAAGCTGTCCGCTTAAAACTTTGCGAATTTGCGATTTCCTACAACGTTAATATTGTGGGTGGCAGCATGCCACTTGTCGACGATGACGGGAAACTTTATAACGTTGCGTACCTCTGCCGACGCGATGGCACCTTTGAGGAATATCGCAAGATTCACATCACGCCTAATGAAGTGAAGCATTACGGCATGGTGGGTGGCTACGAAATCCGCGCGTTTGACACCGATTGCGGCAAAATTGGTATGCTGATTTGCTACGATGTTGAATTCCCAGAGTTGGGTCGGATTCTGGCTCAGCAGGGAATGCAGATTCTGTTCGTCCCTTTCCTGACCGATACCCAGAATGGTTACTCACGTGTACGTCACTGCGCCCAGGCAAGAGCTATTGAAAACGAATGTTATGTAGCTATTTCCGGCTGTGTAGGCAACCTGCCTCGGGTACAGAATATGGACATTAACTATGCCCAATCAGCGGTATTTACCCCCTCCGACTTCCAGTTTCCTACCAACGCTGTAAAAGCCGAAGCCACAACCAATACCGAAATGGTACTTATTGCCGATGTGGATTTGAGTTTATTAAAGGAACTTCATGAGCACGGTTCAGTGCAGGTATTAAAAGACCGTCGAACAGATTTATACGATGTGACACTGAAAAAGGCCGCCAAGAAAGCGCTGAAACAGAAAAAAGCATCGCCCGATAACGACCCCGAACAGGTTGCTCCCTTGATCGTTGTCTCAGACTTATAA
- a CDS encoding threonine aldolase family protein: MLIDLRSDTVTQPTPAMREAMFTAKLGDDVLGDDPTVNALETKAASMFGMEAALFCASGTMTNQLAIRTHTRPGDDVICDYLSHVYQYEGGGISVNALASVSLAHGQNGKLTPDLIREYIYNPADSHKPLSRLVVLENTVNKGGGCYYTLPEIAAIRKLCDENGLILHLDGARLFNALVETGEPTLAYGQLFDSISICLSKGLGCPVGSLLLGKADFIRQARRFRKLMGGGWRQAGFLAAAGIYALDHHIDRLKLDHSRARKIGAILERLPEVEEILSIDTNIVIFRLPETILAADYVKMLETKGIRGIAFGKHLVRFVTHLDFTDVMLAEMETLLDRDFTKI; this comes from the coding sequence ATGCTTATTGACCTTCGTAGCGACACCGTTACTCAACCCACGCCCGCTATGCGCGAGGCAATGTTTACTGCCAAACTTGGCGACGATGTTCTTGGCGATGATCCAACGGTTAACGCCCTTGAAACAAAGGCGGCCTCCATGTTTGGTATGGAAGCGGCTCTTTTTTGCGCGTCGGGTACCATGACTAACCAACTGGCGATTCGTACGCATACCCGCCCCGGCGATGATGTAATCTGTGATTATCTTTCACACGTTTACCAATACGAAGGCGGGGGAATATCGGTCAATGCCCTTGCGTCTGTAAGTCTGGCCCACGGCCAAAATGGCAAACTCACCCCCGATCTTATCCGGGAGTACATCTATAATCCTGCCGACTCGCACAAACCCCTCTCAAGGCTGGTGGTGCTGGAAAATACAGTCAACAAAGGTGGTGGCTGTTACTATACCCTACCCGAAATTGCAGCCATTCGGAAGCTATGCGATGAAAACGGCCTCATTCTACACCTAGATGGTGCCCGTTTGTTCAACGCGCTCGTTGAAACAGGAGAGCCAACCTTGGCGTACGGACAGCTATTCGATTCAATTAGTATCTGCTTATCTAAAGGGCTTGGTTGCCCGGTGGGTTCGCTCCTGCTCGGCAAAGCCGATTTTATTCGTCAGGCCCGGCGCTTTCGAAAATTGATGGGTGGCGGCTGGCGGCAGGCCGGGTTTCTGGCTGCAGCGGGTATTTACGCCCTTGACCATCATATTGACCGATTGAAACTGGACCACTCCCGCGCCCGAAAAATCGGGGCAATTCTCGAACGTTTGCCCGAAGTAGAAGAAATACTGTCCATCGACACGAATATTGTCATTTTCCGACTCCCCGAAACCATCCTGGCCGCAGATTATGTTAAAATGCTAGAAACAAAAGGTATTCGCGGTATTGCGTTTGGGAAACATTTGGTGCGCTTTGTAACGCATCTGGATTTTACGGACGTGATGCTGGCAGAAATGGAAACTCTACTTGACCGGGATTTTACTAAGATTTAA
- a CDS encoding OmpA family protein, which yields MFTHKTPWVILLILWMMGSTWWHVCKIKQLCGNDAQPVAVSADSTLDITPVKTPGFTIADEDYFRLNFPGNFSFAKSGANANMNSLGGSLGSMITYIKVSPNRTLEIIGYYSKGEANTTTFPNLGLARAEGIKQYLIQQGISATSLTTTGVERDIPFTAKGDSLVGGLDFVFTGTADAPATDSVTAPTPVTIAEPTTEKELAASEKFTSVFKPIDLYFPLSVANYIKTDETKKFFEEATKYLAEHKDKKLLLTGHTDSSGPDEVNMRLSLDRANQVKSKLRKSGIEADQIAVKAKGETEPKADNSTISGRKANRRVTVVVE from the coding sequence ATGTTTACACACAAAACTCCCTGGGTTATCCTGCTTATTCTATGGATGATGGGCTCCACATGGTGGCATGTCTGCAAAATAAAGCAACTATGCGGAAATGATGCTCAGCCAGTAGCCGTCTCTGCTGACTCAACACTCGACATAACGCCGGTAAAGACGCCTGGATTTACGATAGCAGATGAAGATTACTTTCGCCTGAATTTTCCCGGCAATTTCAGCTTTGCCAAATCAGGTGCTAACGCTAATATGAATTCGCTGGGTGGTTCACTTGGGTCAATGATCACCTATATAAAGGTAAGCCCAAACCGGACGCTAGAAATTATCGGTTATTACTCTAAAGGAGAAGCTAATACGACCACGTTTCCCAATTTAGGCTTGGCTCGTGCCGAAGGCATTAAGCAATATCTGATACAACAGGGTATTTCGGCCACGTCTCTAACTACAACCGGAGTTGAGCGTGATATCCCGTTTACCGCTAAAGGTGATTCGCTTGTGGGCGGGCTTGACTTTGTGTTCACAGGAACAGCAGACGCTCCTGCTACAGATTCAGTTACAGCACCAACGCCTGTTACCATTGCAGAACCAACAACTGAAAAAGAACTGGCAGCGAGTGAAAAATTTACATCGGTGTTCAAGCCAATTGACCTGTATTTCCCACTTAGTGTGGCTAACTACATCAAAACTGATGAAACGAAGAAGTTTTTTGAGGAAGCAACTAAATATCTGGCAGAGCATAAAGATAAAAAACTCCTGTTAACAGGTCATACTGATAGTTCTGGTCCTGACGAAGTGAACATGAGGCTCTCGCTTGATCGCGCCAATCAGGTAAAATCAAAACTTCGCAAATCGGGAATAGAAGCAGACCAGATTGCCGTTAAAGCCAAAGGAGAAACAGAACCGAAAGCCGACAACAGCACTATATCTGGGCGTAAAGCCAATCGTCGGGTCACGGTAGTTGTTGAGTAA
- a CDS encoding endonuclease III domain-containing protein, whose translation MQSSPSLATKTLDAHEQLNQLYGIQEIKGYTDPMHELIGTILSHRTTHANEMTAYVTMRKRFPNWEQVRDAPLPDLIDAIQTANYPEIKAPYIQNLLTHLIRETGAANIDFLGDLSTEEAMNWLTALPGIGLKTATILLLFKFKKPVLPIDTHVHRVTQRLGLIGPKVSAEKAHSILLAYLPEDALQLFNFHKHFYWHGQRVCTWYYPKCNECVLQDMCDYFQTGRTMVLSSTPIRKKKSTNP comes from the coding sequence GCAGTCCAGTCCAAGCTTAGCCACTAAAACGCTTGATGCCCACGAGCAACTGAATCAGTTATATGGCATTCAGGAAATAAAAGGGTACACGGATCCGATGCATGAACTGATTGGCACCATTCTATCGCACCGAACGACACATGCCAATGAGATGACCGCTTATGTCACAATGCGCAAGCGATTTCCAAACTGGGAGCAGGTTCGTGACGCACCTCTCCCCGATTTGATCGACGCCATACAGACAGCTAATTACCCCGAAATAAAAGCTCCTTATATCCAGAATCTGCTTACCCACCTCATCCGGGAAACAGGAGCGGCTAATATTGATTTTCTGGGTGACTTATCAACCGAAGAAGCTATGAATTGGCTGACGGCTTTGCCCGGTATCGGATTAAAGACGGCTACGATCCTGCTACTGTTCAAATTTAAAAAACCTGTACTTCCTATTGATACGCACGTTCACCGGGTTACACAGCGGTTAGGCCTCATTGGTCCAAAAGTGAGCGCAGAAAAGGCGCACTCCATCCTCTTAGCTTATCTACCAGAGGATGCCCTGCAACTGTTTAATTTTCACAAGCATTTCTACTGGCATGGTCAACGCGTATGCACCTGGTATTACCCAAAATGCAACGAATGTGTTTTACAGGATATGTGCGACTATTTTCAAACAGGCAGAACTATGGTATTAAGCAGTACGCCAATCCGGAAAAAGAAGTCTACAAATCCTTAA